Proteins encoded together in one Gadus chalcogrammus isolate NIFS_2021 chromosome 18, NIFS_Gcha_1.0, whole genome shotgun sequence window:
- the cavin1b gene encoding caveolae-associated protein 1b, whose translation MAAVESMGLSSLGQSEPQTLTEISDDEINLQASEDEEEEAAGVAEKESAEEEFVAEAVAASSGDDALKLDMPVNGVMVLSLLDKIIGAVDQIQKTQTGLEARQQDMERSVNGIQGELAKLAKSHGNTSNSVNKMMEKVQKVSVNVKTVRANLEKQGGQIRKLETNEAELLKRRNFKVMVYQDDVKVQSRLSVSKSLKVPGSMSGSRGGSLLELKEEEQGEDGEGEKVDKPHVELSSDEEDLVLDGTIEETRTERIKRSSLQRVQNLKTVFSKEKIDKTRAKTIENLGKTRDKTRANLEKTKQKTKLNMEKTRENLEKTRQKTRENLEKTRHNIEKKVGKLGTRMSVNAEQKQKMQTSRDKVKKSFTPDHVVYARDKTAVYKVPPFTFHVKKVREGAVEVVQGTEMVEVSQEAEAFQEVDAEVEEGGVELEMEMMNGGEEAEEDEDLDEDEEEVTQDNKDLDSD comes from the exons ATGGCAGCCGTGGAATCGATGGGGCTCTCCAGCCTGGGCCAGTCGGAGCCCCAGACTCTCACCGAGATCTCTGACGACGAGATCAACCTCCAGGCATCggaggacgaggaagaagaGGCCGCCGGGGTTGCCGAGAAGGAGTCCGCCGAGGAGGAGTTCGTGGCAGAGGCGGTGGCGGCGTCGTCCGGTGATGACGCGCTGAAGCTGGACATGCCGGTGAACGGCGTGATGGTGCTGTCCCTGCTGGACAAGATCATCGGCGCCGTGGACCAGATCCAGAAGACCCAGACCGGCCTGGAGGCCCGGCAACAGGACATGGAGCGCTCCGTCAACGGCATCCAGGGGGAGCTGGCAAAGCTGGCCAAGAGCCACGGCAACACGTCCAACAGCGTGAACAAGATGATGGAGAAGGTGCAGAAGGTCAGCGTCAACGTGAAGACGGTGCGCGCCAACCTGGAGAAGCAAGGGGGGCAGATCCGCAAGCTGGAGACCAACGAGGCCGAGCTGCTCAAGAGACGCAACTTCAAAGTCATGGTGTACCAG GATGACGTCAAGGTCCAGtcccgtctctccgtctccaagTCTTTGAAAGTCCCCGGGTCGATGTCGGGCAGCCGGGGGGGCAGCTTgctggagctgaaggaggaggagcagggcgaGGACGGCGAGGGCGAGAAGGTGGACAAGCCCCACGTCGAGCTGTCCTCGGACGAGGAGGACCTGGTCCTGGACGGCACCATCGAGGAAACCCGCACGGAGCGCATCAAGCGCAGCAGCCTCCAGCGTGTCCAGAACCTCAAGACGGTGTTCTCCAAGGAGAAGATCGACAAGACCCGGGCGAAAACCATCGAGAACCTGGGGAAGACCAGGGACAAGACCCGGGCGAATCTGGAGAAGACCAAGCAGAAGACCAAGCTGAACATGGAAAAGACCCGGGAAAACCTGGAGAAGACCAGGCAGAAGACCCGGGAGAACCTGGAGAAGACGCGCCACAACATCGAGAAGAAGGTGGGCAAGTTGGGCACCCGCATGAGCGTCAACGCCgagcagaagcagaagatgCAGACGTCCCGGGACAAGGTGAAGAAGTCCTTCACCCCCGACCACGTGGTCTACGCCCGGGACAAAACGGCCGTGTACAAGGTGCCCCCCTTCACCTTCCACGTGAAGAAGGTCCGCGAGGGGGCGGTCGAGGTGGTCCAGGGGACCGAGATGGTGGAGGTGTCCCAGGAGGCGGAGGCCTTCCAGGAGGTGGACGCCGAGGTGGAAGAGGGTGGAGTAgagctggagatggagatgatgaACGGCGgcgaggaggcggaggaagatgaggatcTGGATGAAGACGAAGAGGAGGTCACACAGGACAACAAGGATCTAGACAGTGACTAG